In Ochotona princeps isolate mOchPri1 chromosome 33, mOchPri1.hap1, whole genome shotgun sequence, one DNA window encodes the following:
- the ZNRF4 gene encoding E3 ubiquitin-protein ligase ZNRF4 → MKRRWPSPAVAGLAAVSALLCALLAPARAVVRAVLDANGSSMDFADLPALFGAPLAPEGLRGYLTEAKPANACQPIEGPPLANSSLGAIVLIRRYDCTFDLKVLHAQRAGYEAAIVHNVHSDELVRMGHVYEQVRRQIAIPSVFVGEAASQDLRTLLRCDKSAHVVLLPDYPPCPDLDCHPVLAVSWLLGRALALALGTCLVLRRLGLWLWSWWSPEPSGRPRHFRRAQVRTFTRRNDLCAICLDDYQEGDQLKILACSHAYHCKCIDPWFARTARRSCPVCKQSVASTEDGSDSTADSFGDDDPSSLPGHQPPIWAIQARLRSRRLELLARAGPRTRCSVGSLGVADTVVSSGTGTSQGPS, encoded by the coding sequence ATGAAGCGGCGGTGGCCTAGCCCTGCCGTGGCCGGGCTGGCGGCTGTCTCGGCGCTGCTGTGCGCGCTGCTGGCGCCGGCGCGGGCCGTGGTGCGGGCTGTGCTGGACGCCAACGGCAGCAGCATGGACTTCGCCGATCTGCCGGCGCTCTTCGGCGCGCCCCTGGCCCCCGAGGGCTTGCGGGGCTACCTAACCGAGGCCAAGCCGGCCAACGCCTGTCAGCCCATCGAGGGGCCGCCGCTGGCCAACAGCTCCCTGGGCGCTATCGTGCTCATCCGCCGCTATGACTGTACATTCGACCTCAAGGTGCTGCACGCCCAGCGGGCCGGCTACGAGGCGGCCATTGTGCACAACGTGCATTCGGACGAGCTGGTGCGCATGGGCCACGTGTACGAGCAAGTGCGCCGCCAGATCGCCATCCCGTCCGTGTTCGTGGGCGAGGCCGCCTCGCAGGACCTACGCACGCTCCTGCGCTGTGATAAGTCGGCCCACGTGGTGCTGCTACCGGACTACCCGCCCTGCCCAGACCTGGACTGCCACCCGGTGCTAGCCGTGTCTTGGCTGCtgggccgagcgctggcgctggcgCTGGGCACCTGCCTCGTGCTGCGCCGCCTGgggctttggctctggagttGGTGGAGCCCAGAGCCCTCCGGCCGGCCTCGGCACTTCCGGAGGGCGCAAGTGCGCACCTTCACGCGGCGGAACGACCTGTGCGCCATCTGCCTGGATGACTATCAGGAGGGCGACCAGCTCAAGATCTTGGCCTGCTCGCACGCCTACCACTGCAAATGCATTGACCCCTGGTTCGCGCGCACTGCCCGCCGCTCGTGCCCTGTGTGCAAACAGTCTGTGGCCAGCACCGAGGACGGCTCCGACTCCACCGCGGACAGTTTCGGCGACGACGACCCGTCGTCCCTGCCCGGCCACCAGCCACCGATCTGGGCCATCCAGGCGCGCCTCCGCTCCCGGAGGCTGGAGCTGCTGGCCCGGGCCGGTCCGCGGACACGCTGCAGTGTGGGGTCCCTGGGTGTGGCGGACACAGTGGTCTCCTCGGGCACCGGCACATCCCAGGGACCCTCCTGA